A portion of the Pagrus major chromosome 8, Pma_NU_1.0 genome contains these proteins:
- the LOC141001539 gene encoding nucleobindin-2-like translates to MVRGKAMAHCGLVLLSLWLCIQSVPIGVDKTKDKPQEELEPPQSADTGLHYDRYLREVIEFLEKDPHFKEKLKNANMDDIKQGKLAKELDFVHHNFRTKLDELKREEMSRLRMLIKAKHDIQEGNGRTVDHQALLKQFEHLNHMNQDTFEVEDLDRLIKSATSDLENYDKGHHDEFKRYEMMKEHERRERLKNMNEEDRKREEQHYEELRKKHAKHPKVNHPGSEDQLKEVWEEADGLDPEDFDPKTFFKMHDSNGDGFFDENELEALFTKELEKVYNPDNEEDDMVEMEEERLRMREHVMNEVDTDKDRLVSMSEFLAATKKEEFLEKDEWETLDQNPLYTEEELREYERQLANEENDINQKSAELQKQREKLEKKQEELNAQKLGLQQAVDEMERLKAQNSNAEVKQPAAPVAGGEFVPGNSQPLPPSHQQQDVPVPGHS, encoded by the exons ATGGTGAGGGGTAAAGCCATGGCCCACTGTGGGCTGGTTCTTCTGAGTCTGTGGCTGTGTATCCAGTCAGTGCCTATCGGTGTGGACAAGACCAAAGACAAGCCTCAAGAGGAACTGGAGCCACCACAGAGTGCT GACACCGGGCTGCACTACGACCGCTACCTCAGGGAAGTCATTGAGTTTCTCGAGAAGGACCCCCACTTTAAAGAAAAGCTAAAAAATGCCAACATGGATGACATCAAG CAAGGTAAACTTGCCAAAGAGCTGGACTTTGTCCACCACAATTTTCGGACTAAGCTGGACGAACtgaagagggaggagatgagCAGGCTACGGATGCTCATCAAAGCCAAACATGACATCCAGGAGGGGAATG GCCGGACGGTGGACCATCAGGCCCTGTTGAAACAGTTTGAGCACCTCAACCATATGAACCAAGACACTTTCGAGGTGGAGGACCTGGACCGTCTCATCAAATCG GCGACCAGCGACCTAGAGAACTATGACAAGGGCCACCACGATGAGTTCAAGCGGTATGAGATGATGAAGGAGCACGAGAGGAGGGAACGTCTGAAGAACATGAATGAGGAGGATCGCAAGAGGGAGGAGCAGCACTACGAGGAGTTGAGAAAGAAACATGCCAAGCATCCAAAAGTGAACCACCCT ggcagTGAAGACCAGCTGAAGGAGGTGTGGGAGGAGGCAGATGGTTTGGACCCAGAAGACTTTGATCCCAAGACCTTCTTCAAAATGCATG ACAGCAATGGAGACGGCTTCTTCGATGAGAACGAGCTTGAAGCTCTCTTCACTAAAGAG CTGGAGAAGGTGTATAACCCTGACAATGAAGAAGACGACATGGTCGAGATGGAAGAAGAGAGACTGCGAATGAGAGAGCATGTTATGAATGAG GTGGACACCGATAAAGACAGACTTGTGTCAATGAGCGAGTTTCTGGCAGCTACAAAAAAGGAGGAGTTTTTGGAAAAGGACGAGTGGGAG ACTTTAGATCAAAACCCCCTTTACactgaggaggagctgagagagtATGAACGGCAACTTGCTAACGAAGAGAACGACATCAACCAGAAGTCGGCCGAGCTgcagaaacagagggagaagcttgaaaagaaacaggaagaacTTAACGCTCAGAAGCTGGGGCTACAGCag gCGGTAGACGAAATGGAAAGGTTAAAAGCCCAAAACTCAAATGCTGAGGTCAAAC AGCCGGCAGCTCCTGTAGCTGGAGGTGAATTTGTACCAGGAAACAGTCAACCACTCCCCCCCAGTCACCAGCAGCAAGATGTACCGGTGCCAGGACACTCTTAG